The following are encoded in a window of Halorarum salinum genomic DNA:
- a CDS encoding Rpp14/Pop5 family protein, whose protein sequence is MKHLPKHLRPRWRYLAVGIETWPDATLSRGAFQREVWYAAQNLLGDPGSADADLTVVRFRHGDGVGEALLRVRRDEVRAGRAALACVDDVDGRPVGLRVRGVSGTIRACEERYLGRAGGLVDERDVVFEGEPRRGHVRERVVDVETPRGFVGATDADI, encoded by the coding sequence GTGAAGCACCTCCCCAAACATCTCCGCCCCCGGTGGCGCTACCTCGCGGTCGGCATCGAGACGTGGCCCGACGCGACGCTCTCCCGCGGGGCGTTCCAGCGCGAGGTGTGGTACGCCGCACAGAACCTGCTCGGCGACCCCGGGAGCGCAGACGCGGACCTGACGGTCGTCCGCTTCCGGCACGGCGACGGGGTCGGGGAGGCGCTGCTCCGGGTCCGGCGCGACGAGGTGCGGGCGGGCCGGGCCGCGCTGGCGTGCGTCGACGACGTCGACGGCCGCCCGGTCGGCCTCCGCGTCCGCGGCGTCTCGGGGACGATTCGGGCGTGTGAGGAAAGGTATTTAGGACGCGCGGGCGGACTCGTTGACGAGAGAGACGTCGTGTTCGAGGGCGAACCCCGGCGAGGACACGTGCGCGAGCGCGTCGTCGACGTCGAGACGCCGCGGGGGTTCGTGGGCGCGACGGACGCCGACATATAA
- a CDS encoding class I SAM-dependent methyltransferase codes for MKRTIEEHAERFSELAAEYDDDTTPEYEACAGLVVERARPTASDAVLDLGCGTGAIALALAADADRVVGRDISEGMLAEARRKADERGLGNVEFGYGEFRDPEYDGPVDVVTSNFALHHLGEAEKREAIETVAALDGGRDATGGGSGVTVPDDAPGEVAPDSTPGPRRVVLGDVMFFGSPDPDEPFYSPEVDDPSTVGSLVETFTDVGYAVTSVDRVHDQVGVITAERVSVRDPTGEGSR; via the coding sequence ATGAAGCGGACGATCGAGGAGCACGCTGAGCGCTTCTCGGAGCTCGCGGCGGAGTACGACGACGACACCACCCCGGAGTACGAGGCCTGCGCCGGCCTCGTCGTCGAGCGCGCCCGCCCGACGGCGTCGGACGCCGTGCTCGACCTCGGGTGTGGCACGGGCGCCATCGCGCTCGCTCTCGCCGCGGACGCGGACCGCGTCGTCGGCCGCGACATCAGCGAGGGAATGCTCGCGGAGGCGCGCCGGAAGGCCGACGAGCGCGGCCTCGGGAACGTCGAGTTCGGCTACGGGGAGTTCCGCGACCCGGAGTACGACGGCCCCGTCGACGTCGTCACGTCGAACTTCGCGCTCCACCACCTGGGCGAGGCCGAGAAACGGGAGGCGATCGAAACCGTCGCGGCCCTCGACGGCGGACGGGACGCCACCGGCGGCGGCTCGGGGGTCACCGTCCCTGACGACGCGCCGGGGGAGGTCGCGCCCGACTCGACGCCGGGCCCGCGCCGCGTCGTCCTCGGCGACGTGATGTTCTTCGGCTCGCCGGACCCCGACGAACCGTTCTACAGCCCCGAGGTCGACGACCCGTCGACGGTCGGTTCGCTCGTGGAGACGTTCACCGACGTGGGCTACGCGGTGACGAGCGTCGACAGGGTCCACGACCAGGTCGGCGTGATCACGGCCGAACGCGTCTCCGTCCGCGATCCGACCGGGGAGGGGAGCCGGTGA
- a CDS encoding RNase P subunit p30 family protein, whose product MSDAPPYEAVFAHPEGESTASRYAVAGREYGFGGVVIRTREAEFDPAELADSTGLDVVPAVEVVADDPPSASGSVGNFRPDFPLVLVRGGTNALNRFAVEQDRVDVLARPMAGEGDVNHVLAKAAREHGTRVEFDFGPVLRESGGARVRALKGLRKLREMVVQYDAPFVVSARPRSHLELRAPRELVAVGEEIGFAAERVREGLAEWGRLAERNRERLSGEFISPGVERGRYEADDRGAR is encoded by the coding sequence GTGAGCGACGCCCCGCCGTACGAGGCCGTCTTCGCGCACCCGGAGGGGGAGTCGACCGCCTCGCGGTACGCGGTGGCCGGGCGCGAGTACGGCTTCGGCGGGGTCGTGATACGGACGCGGGAGGCCGAGTTCGACCCCGCGGAACTCGCGGATTCGACCGGCCTCGACGTGGTGCCGGCAGTCGAGGTCGTCGCGGACGACCCGCCCTCGGCGAGCGGCAGCGTCGGCAACTTCCGCCCCGACTTCCCCCTGGTGCTGGTGCGGGGCGGGACGAACGCGCTCAACCGGTTCGCCGTCGAGCAGGACCGGGTGGACGTGCTCGCCCGGCCGATGGCGGGCGAGGGCGACGTCAACCACGTGCTGGCGAAGGCGGCGCGCGAGCACGGGACGCGGGTCGAGTTCGACTTCGGGCCGGTCCTCCGGGAGTCGGGCGGGGCCAGGGTGCGCGCGCTGAAGGGGCTCCGGAAGCTCCGCGAGATGGTGGTCCAGTACGACGCCCCGTTCGTCGTGAGCGCCCGGCCGCGTTCGCACCTCGAACTCCGCGCGCCGCGGGAACTCGTCGCCGTGGGCGAGGAGATCGGGTTCGCCGCCGAGCGGGTCCGCGAGGGGCTCGCCGAGTGGGGCCGACTCGCAGAGCGGAACCGGGAGCGGCTCTCCGGGGAGTTCATCTCCCCGGGGGTCGAACGTGGTCGGTATGAAGCGGACGATCGAGGAGCACGCTGA
- the folP gene encoding dihydropteroate synthase: protein MEYYEAANFLFDLRRFQVKPGTESVRDLLAHLGDPHEDVEFVQVAGSNGKGSVARMVESVLREDGRTVGLYTSPHFEDLRERIRVDGRKVPRGEVAAFVAEAKPWLVERAADGEPLTFFEVVTAMGIWRFGRADVDVAVLEVGMGGELDATSVVDPVAACVTNVTLEHTSVLGDTIEEIARTKAKVAPADAPLVTATEGAALETVREVAGDVVTVGDAGSDADVTADYRGAVSHQESAVSLAGASWSVETRLPLLGAYQARNAGVAAALVRQLGVEDGGTLARGLRNAHWPGRFEVMAADPFVVLDGAHNPGACATLADTLAELEHDGLHLVFGAMHDKDHDEMVATLPDPDSVRTCAPTLDRAEDPEVLAEVFRRGTDAAVHAESSVAGALAAAREAAAPDDCVLLTGSLFCVAEARAEWTRTGIRKRVESVPEATSTLRGANATPEDARRAGEEAVHRVLKTRVAAGEADVLEREMLAAGGRCVTSGLASAGELHDVVLTGTLGQFRALVDALEADGNGLPALADDVREDVGLGGSAESRGYPWEDGTAVMGVLNVTPDSFHDGGEFFDRGDALAHAEKLVEAGVDIVDVGGESTRPGAETVPVEEEIDRIVPVVEAVADADALVSVDTRKAAVAEAALDAGADVLNDVTGLEDPEMRFLAAERDVPVIVMHSIDAPVDPSTEVEYDDVVEDVIDQLRERVLLAEKAGVPRENVIVDPGLGFGKSRREEFELLGRVDEFHALGCPVLIGHSHKSMYELVGGEAGDAAAETVAGTAIATVNGADIVRVHDVVENARAVRIVEATRDPDGFDAPDRDAVEGTEGAEPGGGPDP from the coding sequence ATGGAGTACTACGAGGCGGCGAACTTCCTCTTCGACCTCCGTCGCTTCCAGGTCAAGCCGGGCACCGAGTCGGTGCGTGACCTGCTGGCGCACCTCGGCGACCCGCACGAGGACGTCGAGTTCGTGCAGGTCGCGGGGTCGAACGGGAAGGGGAGCGTCGCGCGGATGGTCGAGTCCGTGCTCCGGGAGGACGGCCGGACCGTCGGCCTCTACACCTCCCCGCACTTCGAGGACCTCCGCGAGCGGATCCGCGTCGACGGGCGGAAGGTCCCCCGGGGCGAGGTCGCCGCGTTCGTCGCGGAGGCGAAGCCGTGGCTCGTCGAGCGCGCCGCCGACGGCGAGCCCCTGACGTTCTTCGAGGTCGTCACGGCGATGGGAATCTGGCGGTTCGGCCGGGCGGACGTCGACGTCGCGGTGCTGGAGGTCGGCATGGGCGGGGAACTCGACGCGACGAGCGTCGTCGACCCCGTCGCCGCCTGCGTGACGAACGTGACGCTCGAACACACGAGCGTCCTCGGGGACACGATCGAGGAGATCGCCCGGACGAAGGCGAAGGTCGCGCCCGCGGACGCGCCGCTGGTCACCGCGACCGAGGGCGCCGCGCTGGAGACGGTGCGCGAGGTGGCCGGAGACGTGGTGACCGTCGGAGACGCCGGGTCGGACGCGGACGTGACCGCCGACTACCGGGGTGCGGTGAGCCACCAGGAGTCGGCCGTGTCGCTCGCCGGCGCGAGCTGGTCGGTCGAGACCCGCCTCCCCTTGCTCGGCGCGTACCAGGCGAGGAACGCCGGCGTCGCCGCGGCGCTCGTCCGGCAGCTCGGCGTCGAGGACGGCGGGACGCTCGCCCGCGGGCTCCGGAACGCCCACTGGCCGGGGCGCTTCGAGGTGATGGCGGCCGACCCGTTCGTCGTCCTCGACGGCGCGCACAACCCCGGCGCCTGCGCGACGCTCGCGGACACGCTCGCGGAACTCGAGCACGACGGCCTCCACCTCGTCTTCGGCGCGATGCACGACAAGGACCACGACGAGATGGTGGCCACGCTCCCCGACCCCGATTCGGTCCGGACGTGTGCGCCGACGCTCGACCGGGCCGAGGACCCGGAGGTGCTCGCCGAGGTGTTCCGCCGCGGAACCGACGCGGCGGTGCACGCGGAGTCGTCGGTCGCCGGCGCGCTCGCGGCCGCCCGCGAGGCCGCGGCCCCCGACGACTGCGTGCTCCTCACCGGGTCGCTGTTCTGCGTCGCCGAGGCGCGGGCGGAGTGGACGCGGACGGGGATCCGGAAGCGGGTGGAGTCGGTCCCGGAGGCGACGTCGACGCTCCGCGGAGCGAACGCCACGCCGGAAGACGCCCGGCGCGCCGGCGAGGAGGCGGTCCACCGGGTGTTGAAGACCCGCGTCGCGGCGGGGGAGGCGGACGTCCTCGAGCGGGAGATGCTCGCGGCCGGCGGCAGGTGCGTCACGTCGGGACTCGCGAGCGCCGGGGAACTCCACGACGTGGTGTTGACGGGCACGCTCGGACAGTTCCGAGCGCTCGTCGACGCGCTCGAGGCGGACGGGAACGGCCTCCCGGCACTCGCTGACGACGTCAGGGAGGACGTCGGCCTCGGCGGATCGGCCGAGTCCCGCGGCTACCCCTGGGAGGACGGCACCGCCGTGATGGGCGTGTTGAACGTGACGCCGGACTCCTTCCACGACGGCGGCGAGTTCTTCGACCGGGGCGACGCGCTCGCGCACGCGGAGAAACTCGTCGAGGCTGGGGTGGACATCGTCGACGTGGGAGGCGAGAGCACCCGCCCGGGGGCCGAGACGGTGCCGGTCGAGGAGGAGATCGACCGCATCGTCCCCGTCGTCGAGGCCGTCGCGGACGCCGACGCGCTGGTCTCGGTCGACACCCGGAAGGCGGCGGTCGCGGAGGCGGCGCTCGACGCCGGCGCCGACGTCCTCAACGACGTGACCGGGCTGGAGGACCCGGAGATGCGGTTCCTCGCGGCCGAGCGCGACGTGCCGGTCATCGTGATGCACAGCATCGACGCGCCGGTCGACCCGTCCACGGAGGTCGAGTACGACGACGTGGTCGAGGACGTGATCGACCAGTTGCGCGAGCGGGTCCTGCTCGCGGAGAAGGCCGGCGTCCCCCGGGAGAACGTGATCGTCGACCCGGGGCTCGGCTTCGGGAAGTCCAGGCGGGAGGAGTTCGAGCTGCTCGGCCGCGTCGACGAGTTCCACGCGCTCGGCTGTCCGGTGCTGATCGGCCACTCCCACAAGTCGATGTACGAACTCGTCGGCGGGGAGGCGGGCGACGCGGCCGCGGAGACGGTCGCCGGGACCGCGATCGCGACCGTGAACGGCGCGGACATCGTCAGGGTCCACGACGTCGTCGAGAACGCCCGCGCGGTACGGATCGTCGAGGCGACCCGGGACCCGGACGGGTTCGACGCCCCGGACCGTGACGCGGTCGAGGGGACGGAAGGGGCCGAACCGGGAGGAGGGCCCGACCCGTGA
- a CDS encoding DMT family transporter — MIDRRSLAFFAVTAVLFGGTFVAAKAGLDYFPPLLFVAFRFDVAAVALAGYALLTASREDLLPRTRGDAVGILATGLLVIGAANALLFVGQQYATSAVGSIVFSLNPILTPVFAAVALSDERLSARGSAGMLLGLVGVGLVVSPDPANLLGGGVVGKALLFAGATCGALGSVLIRRADGTLSSTVRTAWGLPFGALLCHLLSLSAGETTAAITWAPEAIVALGYVGVFAGAVAYITYFSLIDEAGAIRANLVFYVVPVVATLGGWALLGESISPLAIAGFLTIFSGFAVLGSESIDVRSALPALLTDRAKSDGSLGDRRELRGHESD, encoded by the coding sequence GTGATCGACCGGCGCTCGCTCGCCTTCTTCGCGGTCACGGCCGTCCTCTTCGGCGGCACGTTCGTCGCCGCGAAGGCCGGGCTCGACTACTTCCCCCCGTTGCTGTTCGTCGCGTTCAGGTTCGACGTCGCGGCCGTCGCGCTGGCGGGCTACGCCCTCCTCACGGCGTCGCGGGAGGACCTGCTCCCGCGGACGCGCGGCGATGCGGTGGGAATCCTCGCGACCGGGCTCCTCGTCATCGGCGCCGCCAACGCGTTGCTGTTCGTGGGCCAGCAGTACGCCACCAGCGCCGTGGGGTCGATCGTCTTCAGCCTCAACCCCATCCTGACGCCCGTGTTCGCGGCGGTCGCCCTGTCGGACGAGCGCCTCTCCGCGCGGGGGTCGGCCGGGATGCTCCTCGGCCTCGTGGGCGTCGGACTCGTCGTCAGCCCCGACCCCGCGAACCTCCTCGGCGGCGGCGTCGTCGGCAAGGCGTTGCTGTTCGCCGGGGCGACGTGCGGGGCGCTCGGGAGCGTGCTCATCCGACGGGCCGACGGGACCCTGTCGAGCACGGTTCGAACCGCCTGGGGGCTCCCGTTCGGGGCGCTCCTGTGCCACCTCCTCTCGCTGTCCGCCGGCGAGACGACCGCGGCCATCACGTGGGCTCCCGAGGCGATCGTCGCGCTCGGGTACGTCGGGGTGTTCGCCGGCGCCGTCGCGTACATCACGTACTTCTCGCTCATCGACGAGGCCGGCGCCATCCGGGCGAACCTCGTCTTCTACGTCGTGCCGGTCGTCGCGACGCTCGGCGGGTGGGCGCTCCTCGGGGAGTCGATCTCCCCGCTCGCGATCGCCGGCTTCCTCACCATCTTCTCCGGATTCGCGGTGCTCGGGAGCGAGTCGATCGACGTCCGGTCGGCCCTCCCGGCGCTCCTCACCGACCGAGCGAAGTCCGACGGAAGTCTGGGCGATCGCCGCGAACTGCGGGGCCACGAGTCGGACTGA
- a CDS encoding helix-turn-helix transcriptional regulator, translating into MESALETIEFLALSSNRVEVLQLLASDRRTRTDLAGETGASQATLGRILGDFEERSWIRREDGEYVATATGRLVASGFTDLLGIVETERKLRDIVRYLPTHAMDFDLGRLADATVTVPSGTRPNAPVQRVVDLLRDADDVRVFSHAFNEQSLTAVQERVADPDRTFRGVFSRNAIDALADDSGLRRRLKRLLESDGAGMRIHEEGVPLAVTIADDVVHLLLRDENGVLQASVDTDDPAVYSWAHDTFDHYWRTSSPIDPDEFSS; encoded by the coding sequence ATGGAATCGGCGCTGGAGACGATCGAGTTCCTCGCGCTCTCGTCGAATCGGGTGGAGGTGCTCCAGCTCCTCGCGTCGGACCGGCGGACGCGCACCGACCTCGCCGGGGAGACCGGCGCCTCGCAGGCGACGCTCGGTCGGATCCTCGGCGACTTCGAGGAGCGCTCGTGGATCAGGCGGGAGGACGGCGAGTACGTGGCGACGGCGACGGGGCGACTCGTCGCGTCGGGGTTCACCGACCTGCTGGGGATCGTCGAAACCGAGCGGAAGCTCCGCGACATCGTCCGGTACCTGCCGACGCACGCGATGGACTTCGACCTCGGCCGCCTCGCGGACGCCACCGTGACCGTCCCGAGCGGGACGAGGCCGAACGCGCCGGTACAGCGCGTCGTCGACCTGCTCCGCGACGCGGACGACGTCCGGGTGTTCTCCCACGCGTTCAACGAGCAGAGCCTCACCGCCGTCCAGGAGCGGGTGGCCGACCCCGACCGGACGTTCAGGGGCGTCTTCTCGCGGAACGCCATCGACGCGCTCGCCGACGACTCGGGGTTGCGTCGACGGCTGAAACGGCTCCTCGAGTCCGACGGCGCGGGGATGCGGATCCACGAGGAAGGGGTTCCACTCGCGGTGACGATCGCGGACGACGTGGTCCACCTGCTGTTGCGCGACGAGAACGGAGTGCTGCAGGCGTCCGTGGACACCGACGACCCGGCCGTCTACTCCTGGGCCCACGACACGTTCGATCACTACTGGCGGACGTCGTCGCCGATCGATCCCGACGAGTTCTCGTCCTGA
- the purH gene encoding bifunctional phosphoribosylaminoimidazolecarboxamide formyltransferase/IMP cyclohydrolase produces MKIAGLASNRGRNLLNIADRAPGGVELAVVLTNDADAPVLDAAAGRGVPAEVVERDPDEPRESHERRVLDALDGHEFDLICLDGYMRVLTDEFLANAPTTLNVHPSLLPAFPGTDAHEQVLAAGVRTTGCTVHVVTGEVDDGPIVTQEPVPVFEGDDAADLKERVLREAEFAAYPRAVKWFAEGRVEVDADAARVSVEDDAGGAFPARRLVSDDRVRELRYGENPHQDAALYADTTCEEANVVAADQLNEGAKALSYNNYNDADGALNLVKEFDDPAAAVIKHTNPAGCATADTLADAYADALATDPKSAFGGIVALNRECDAATADRVVDSFKEVVVAPGYTDDALDVLTGKKNLRVLDVGELGEPGRTGETLTEKPVVGGRLVQERDLQSPTREDLEFVTEREPTDEEVETMLFAWKVLKHVKSNGVLFADGTETVGVGMGQVSRVDAVTLAAMKAEKDAEGKSAEGAVMASDAFFPFPDGIEEAAKAGIEAVIQPGGSVNDDDVIEAADEHGMAMAFTGSRSFRHD; encoded by the coding sequence ATGAAGATCGCCGGCCTGGCGAGCAACCGCGGACGGAACCTGCTGAACATCGCGGACCGGGCGCCCGGCGGGGTCGAACTCGCCGTCGTCCTGACGAACGACGCCGACGCGCCGGTCCTCGACGCGGCGGCGGGGCGCGGCGTGCCCGCCGAAGTCGTCGAGCGCGACCCGGACGAGCCCCGCGAGTCGCACGAGCGCCGGGTACTCGACGCGCTGGACGGCCACGAGTTCGACCTGATCTGTCTGGACGGCTACATGCGCGTGCTCACCGACGAGTTCCTCGCGAACGCGCCGACGACGCTGAACGTCCACCCGTCGCTGCTCCCCGCGTTCCCCGGAACCGACGCCCACGAGCAGGTGCTGGCGGCCGGCGTCCGGACGACCGGCTGTACGGTACACGTCGTCACCGGGGAGGTGGACGACGGCCCCATCGTGACCCAGGAGCCGGTGCCGGTGTTCGAGGGCGACGACGCGGCCGACCTGAAGGAGCGCGTCCTCCGCGAGGCGGAGTTCGCCGCCTACCCGCGCGCGGTTAAGTGGTTCGCGGAGGGACGCGTCGAGGTGGACGCGGACGCCGCGCGGGTGTCCGTCGAGGACGACGCGGGCGGCGCGTTCCCGGCCCGTCGGCTCGTCTCGGACGACCGCGTCCGGGAACTCCGGTACGGCGAGAACCCCCACCAGGACGCCGCGCTGTACGCCGACACGACGTGCGAGGAGGCGAACGTCGTCGCCGCGGACCAGTTGAACGAGGGGGCGAAGGCGCTCTCGTACAACAACTACAACGACGCCGACGGGGCGTTGAACCTCGTGAAGGAGTTCGACGACCCGGCCGCGGCGGTCATCAAGCACACCAACCCCGCGGGCTGTGCGACGGCCGACACCCTCGCGGACGCGTACGCCGACGCGCTCGCGACCGACCCGAAGTCCGCGTTCGGCGGCATCGTCGCGCTGAACCGCGAGTGCGACGCCGCGACCGCCGATCGGGTCGTCGACTCGTTCAAGGAGGTCGTCGTCGCGCCGGGCTACACGGACGATGCACTCGACGTCCTGACCGGGAAGAAGAACCTGCGCGTGCTCGACGTCGGAGAACTCGGTGAACCGGGTAGGACCGGCGAGACGTTGACCGAGAAGCCGGTCGTCGGGGGGCGGCTCGTCCAGGAACGCGACCTCCAGTCCCCGACCCGGGAGGACCTGGAGTTCGTCACGGAGCGCGAACCGACCGACGAGGAGGTCGAGACGATGCTGTTCGCCTGGAAGGTCCTCAAGCACGTCAAGTCGAACGGCGTCCTGTTCGCCGACGGGACCGAGACGGTCGGCGTCGGCATGGGCCAGGTGTCCCGCGTCGACGCGGTCACGCTCGCGGCGATGAAGGCGGAGAAGGACGCGGAGGGCAAGTCCGCGGAGGGGGCCGTGATGGCCTCGGACGCGTTCTTCCCGTTCCCGGACGGCATCGAGGAGGCGGCGAAGGCCGGCATCGAGGCGGTGATCCAGCCCGGCGGCTCCGTCAACGACGACGACGTGATCGAGGCGGCCGACGAGCACGGGATGGCGATGGCGTTCACCGGTTCGCGGTCGTTCCGGCACGACTGA
- the purB gene encoding adenylosuccinate lyase produces MNVPREDPLAAVSPLDGRYAGRTAPLVPYASEAGLIRERTRVEVEYLLALADEPGVDLTLSDDERDHLRSLVAGFDAEDARLVKRLETEGAAGYPATNHDVKAVEYFLRTETTDRVHPWIHFGLTSEDVNNLAQRLLVKPAAEEVLVPALRDVRDALADMAREHRDVPMLARTHGQPATPTTFGKEMAVYAARLGRALGRISGAAGGLSGKLAGASGTYAAHRAAYPDVDWRTFSGEFVTGLGLDHTPLATQVNPCDDLAALFDALRGANSVLLDLDRDAWLYVSDRYLGQDAAAGEAGSSTMPHKVNPIDFENSEGNLSKANSDLTFLADYVTTSRLQRDLSDSTVKRNVGAALAHCLVGYTKTAAGLETVTPDERVMREELEANPEVVGEAVQTILRREGDTEAYERVKELTRGSRTTLADFRALFEDLDVDEATREELNALTPAGYTGYASELVDELDGED; encoded by the coding sequence ATGAACGTGCCCCGCGAGGACCCGCTCGCCGCGGTGTCGCCGCTCGACGGCCGGTACGCCGGGCGGACCGCGCCGCTCGTCCCGTACGCGAGCGAGGCCGGACTGATTCGCGAACGCACACGGGTCGAGGTGGAGTACCTGCTCGCGCTGGCCGACGAACCGGGCGTCGACCTGACGCTGTCGGACGACGAGCGCGACCACCTCCGTTCGCTCGTCGCGGGGTTCGACGCCGAGGACGCCCGACTCGTGAAACGGCTCGAGACGGAGGGCGCCGCGGGCTACCCGGCGACGAACCACGACGTGAAGGCGGTGGAGTACTTCCTGCGGACGGAGACGACCGACCGTGTCCATCCGTGGATCCACTTCGGGCTGACGAGCGAGGACGTGAACAACCTGGCCCAGCGCCTGCTCGTGAAGCCCGCCGCCGAGGAGGTGCTTGTGCCGGCGCTCCGGGACGTGCGGGACGCCCTCGCCGACATGGCCCGCGAGCACCGCGACGTGCCGATGCTCGCGCGCACCCACGGCCAGCCCGCGACGCCGACGACGTTCGGCAAGGAGATGGCCGTCTACGCGGCCCGCCTGGGGAGGGCGCTCGGACGGATCTCCGGGGCCGCCGGGGGGCTCTCCGGAAAGCTGGCCGGCGCCTCGGGCACCTACGCCGCACACCGAGCCGCGTACCCCGACGTCGACTGGCGGACGTTCTCCGGGGAGTTCGTGACCGGGCTGGGGCTCGATCACACCCCGCTCGCGACGCAGGTGAACCCCTGCGACGACCTCGCGGCCCTGTTCGACGCGCTCCGCGGGGCGAACAGCGTCCTCCTGGACCTGGACCGCGACGCGTGGCTCTACGTCTCGGACCGCTACCTCGGACAGGACGCCGCGGCTGGCGAGGCCGGGTCCTCGACGATGCCCCACAAGGTCAACCCCATCGACTTCGAGAACTCGGAGGGGAACCTCTCGAAGGCGAACTCCGACCTCACATTCCTGGCCGACTACGTCACCACCTCCCGGCTCCAGCGGGACCTCTCGGACTCGACCGTGAAGCGGAACGTCGGCGCGGCGCTGGCCCACTGTCTCGTCGGGTACACGAAGACCGCCGCCGGCCTCGAGACGGTCACGCCCGACGAGCGGGTCATGCGCGAGGAGCTGGAGGCGAACCCCGAGGTCGTCGGCGAGGCCGTCCAGACCATCCTCCGACGCGAGGGCGACACGGAGGCGTACGAGCGCGTGAAGGAGCTCACCCGCGGGAGTCGAACCACCCTGGCGGACTTCCGCGCCCTGTTCGAGGACCTCGACGTCGACGAGGCGACCCGGGAGGAGCTGAACGCGCTCACGCCGGCGGGCTACACCGGCTACGCGAGCGAGCTCGTGGACGAGCTGGACGGGGAGGACTGA